One genomic window of Desulfurococcus mucosus DSM 2162 includes the following:
- a CDS encoding DUF996 domain-containing protein: MEYETSKIVAGVGAILLAIGGFTPILALIGLILLLIGLKGLSEAYRDDTIFTNALYAVIIEFIGLVVFIVLIGASMFSMGLGLGLGGGLHEMGAGLGFLAGLFIGLVVLFIFLVVAAVFFRKSFDTLAAKSGEKLFGTAGLLILIGAVLTIILVGAIILLVAWIIAAIAFFSAKPPAQEQPQAAQAPPPLP; encoded by the coding sequence TTGGAGTACGAGACAAGTAAAATAGTGGCTGGGGTTGGAGCAATCCTCCTGGCGATAGGCGGTTTCACACCGATCCTAGCGTTGATAGGCCTGATACTGCTACTAATAGGGTTGAAAGGACTGTCTGAAGCATACCGGGATGACACCATATTCACCAATGCACTGTACGCTGTGATAATAGAGTTCATAGGCCTCGTAGTATTCATAGTGTTGATCGGTGCATCAATGTTCAGCATGGGACTCGGACTGGGCTTAGGCGGCGGGCTCCATGAAATGGGAGCCGGCCTCGGCTTCCTCGCCGGCTTATTCATAGGGTTAGTAGTGTTATTCATATTCCTAGTGGTGGCGGCAGTATTCTTCAGGAAATCCTTCGACACGCTGGCAGCTAAATCCGGTGAGAAACTCTTCGGCACCGCCGGCCTCCTCATACTGATCGGCGCTGTCTTAACGATAATACTGGTTGGCGCCATAATACTATTGGTCGCCTGGATAATAGCGGCGATAGCCTTCTTCTCAGCGAAGCCTCCTGCACAGGAGCAGCCTCAGGCAGCCCAGGCTCCCCCGCCTCTACCATAG